The following proteins come from a genomic window of Heyndrickxia acidicola:
- a CDS encoding heavy metal translocating P-type ATPase, which yields MAEYKLQGLSCANCAREMEEQIQKLENGKEARILFNSSKLVIPDGVPMDRVQKILAGDGAAIVAPAAGGGGVHSHAHDHSHHGHTHGHQHGPSIKLLIGMSAVLFLAALLFGSHVNQTTVIPLYLLAAIISGYQTFIKGLKNLFSLKFNIDTLMTISLVGAFCIGQWREGTFVAILFGINEYLEGLGMEKARKSMESLLEVAPKEAVLLINGEEQIVSIESLKAGDTVLVKAGQKIPSDGIIIEGISSVDEAAITGESMPLTKQKGDAVYGGSLNHDGLLKVQLEKAYQDSSLAKILHLVEEAQETKTPTEQFINRFARYYTPIIMVIAAMVILIPPLFMGGDWHTWIYQGLAVLIVGCPCALIISSPIAIVSGITRNARNGILVKGGIYLEQLGKLDIIAFDKTGTLTKGEPVVEDIKIYDDTFFSIAASVEKSSSHPLAKAVLKKALEEHQAVLLEPENVTVIPGQGVRATINGGEYFIGNEKGIDSAILSKSNKQDIQELKSRGYTLVAAASNEKVLGLFGIADEIRRESKGMLDNLHKLGIKETVMLTGDHQKTAEKVSSTIGIHEYFAELLPDEKVEKVRALTKSGKTAMVGDGINDAPALAAADIGIAMGKGTDSAIETADIVLMQDHLGKLPAAISLSKKVNRVIKLNIGLALGLKVAALLLTIPGLLTLWIAILSDMGATILVTLISLTVLIETKKAGPIQATAIHRPDTAR from the coding sequence ATGGCTGAATATAAATTACAGGGACTTTCCTGTGCGAATTGCGCCAGAGAGATGGAAGAACAAATACAAAAACTCGAAAACGGAAAAGAAGCAAGGATTCTTTTTAATTCAAGCAAGCTGGTCATACCAGATGGTGTACCAATGGATCGAGTGCAGAAAATACTGGCTGGGGACGGGGCGGCCATTGTAGCACCTGCAGCTGGCGGGGGTGGAGTCCATAGCCATGCCCATGATCATTCTCATCATGGACATACTCATGGGCATCAGCACGGTCCGTCCATTAAGCTGCTGATTGGAATGTCTGCAGTTCTCTTTCTGGCAGCACTCCTGTTTGGCAGCCATGTAAATCAAACGACTGTCATTCCTTTATATCTTTTAGCTGCTATCATCAGCGGCTACCAAACCTTTATAAAAGGCCTAAAGAATTTATTTTCTTTAAAATTTAATATTGATACGTTAATGACCATTTCCTTAGTTGGGGCTTTTTGTATCGGGCAGTGGCGGGAAGGGACCTTTGTAGCCATTCTTTTCGGCATTAATGAATATCTTGAAGGACTCGGCATGGAAAAGGCAAGAAAGTCAATGGAAAGCCTGTTGGAGGTAGCCCCGAAGGAAGCAGTGCTGCTTATAAATGGAGAGGAGCAGATTGTTTCCATTGAAAGCCTAAAGGCCGGTGACACAGTTCTTGTAAAAGCAGGACAGAAAATTCCTTCAGACGGTATTATAATAGAAGGTATTAGTTCCGTGGATGAAGCGGCCATAACAGGTGAATCCATGCCGCTTACAAAGCAAAAAGGCGACGCTGTTTATGGAGGCAGCCTTAATCATGATGGGCTGTTAAAAGTACAGCTTGAAAAGGCGTATCAAGACTCCTCGCTTGCTAAAATTCTCCATCTGGTGGAGGAGGCACAGGAAACCAAAACCCCCACAGAACAATTTATTAATCGCTTTGCGAGGTATTACACACCCATCATTATGGTCATTGCTGCAATGGTGATCCTGATTCCCCCTCTGTTTATGGGAGGAGATTGGCATACATGGATCTATCAGGGGCTGGCAGTTTTAATTGTGGGCTGTCCGTGTGCGTTAATTATCTCTTCTCCGATTGCAATCGTATCGGGGATAACCCGAAATGCTCGAAATGGAATTTTGGTAAAGGGCGGAATTTATCTCGAACAGCTTGGAAAGCTCGACATTATCGCCTTTGATAAAACGGGCACTTTAACAAAGGGCGAACCGGTTGTAGAAGATATAAAAATATATGATGATACCTTTTTTTCCATAGCAGCATCTGTAGAAAAATCTTCTTCTCATCCACTTGCAAAAGCAGTGTTGAAAAAGGCTTTAGAGGAGCATCAAGCAGTCCTCCTGGAGCCTGAAAATGTGACAGTGATCCCTGGACAGGGTGTTAGAGCTACTATCAACGGGGGAGAATACTTTATTGGTAATGAAAAAGGGATCGATTCTGCGATTCTTTCTAAATCAAACAAACAGGACATACAGGAGTTAAAATCCAGAGGGTACACGCTTGTGGCAGCAGCCTCTAACGAAAAGGTGCTGGGACTTTTCGGGATTGCTGATGAAATTCGCAGGGAAAGCAAAGGAATGTTAGACAATCTTCATAAATTGGGAATAAAAGAAACAGTGATGCTGACAGGCGACCATCAAAAAACGGCCGAAAAGGTATCCAGTACTATTGGGATTCATGAGTACTTTGCAGAGCTTTTACCGGATGAAAAGGTGGAAAAGGTAAGGGCTCTGACGAAAAGCGGAAAAACGGCCATGGTGGGAGACGGCATTAACGATGCACCTGCACTGGCAGCTGCTGATATCGGAATTGCAATGGGGAAAGGGACAGACAGTGCCATTGAAACAGCGGATATTGTCTTGATGCAGGATCATTTAGGAAAGCTGCCGGCTGCCATTTCTCTTTCTAAAAAAGTAAACAGGGTGATCAAGCTGAACATCGGGCTTGCACTGGGCCTGAAAGTGGCGGCTCTTCTACTGACCATTCCAGGCTTGCTTACACTCTGGATTGCCATTCTTTCCGATATGGGAGCAACCATCCTTGTGACACTGATCAGCTTAACGGTTCTAATTGAAACCAAAAAAGCCGGGCCAATTCAGGCGACTGCTATTCACAGACCAGACACAGCACGATAG
- the uvrB gene encoding excinuclease ABC subunit UvrB, with translation MEQQFELVSKYKPDGDQPEAIKELVEGIKAGKKHQTLLGATGTGKTFTISNVIKEVKKPTLIIAHNKTLAGQLYSEFKEFFPNNAVEYFVSYYDYYQPEAYVPQTDTFIEKDASINDEIDKLRHSATSSLFEREDVIIIASVSCIYGLGSPEEYREMVLSLRTEMEIERNQLLRRLVDIQYARNDIDFQRGTFRVRGDVVEIFPVSRDEHCIRVEFFGDEIERIREVDALTGEILGDRNHVAIFPASHFVTREEKMRIAIENIEKELEEQLTKMRDNNKILEAQRLEQRTRYDLEMMREMGFCSGIENYSRHLTLRPPGSTPYTLLDYFPKDFLLVVDESHVTLPQVRGMFNGDQARKQVLVDHGFRLPSALDNRPLTFTEFEEHVSQAIFVSATPGPYELEHTPQMVEQIIRPTGLLDPLIDVRPIEGQIDDLLGEINERAVKNERVLVTTLTKKMSEDLTHYLKDIGVKVQYMHSEIKTLERIEIIRDLRMGKYDVLIGINLLREGLDIPEVSLVAILDADKEGFLRSERSLIQTIGRAARNANGQVIMYADKRTDSMEKAIEETARRRALQEEYNRVHGVTPTTIQKDIREVIRATQAAEEQETYMPAKKVVKMTKQERELLIAKLETEMKEAAKALDFERAAELRDSLLELKAEG, from the coding sequence TTGGAACAACAGTTTGAATTGGTTTCAAAATATAAGCCCGATGGCGATCAGCCTGAAGCAATTAAAGAGCTGGTAGAGGGAATTAAAGCCGGGAAGAAGCATCAGACCCTGCTGGGAGCAACAGGTACAGGAAAAACATTTACTATCTCCAACGTCATTAAAGAAGTAAAAAAACCGACGCTCATCATTGCCCACAACAAAACCCTCGCCGGTCAATTATATAGTGAATTCAAAGAATTTTTCCCTAATAACGCAGTTGAATACTTTGTCAGTTATTATGACTACTATCAGCCTGAAGCCTATGTGCCGCAAACGGACACTTTTATAGAAAAAGATGCCAGCATTAATGATGAAATTGATAAGCTGCGCCACTCTGCCACATCCTCTTTATTTGAACGGGAGGATGTCATTATCATTGCCAGCGTTTCCTGTATTTACGGCTTGGGTTCACCTGAAGAATACCGGGAAATGGTCTTGTCACTTCGTACTGAGATGGAAATTGAACGAAATCAATTACTTCGCAGACTTGTTGACATCCAATATGCAAGAAATGATATCGACTTCCAGCGCGGAACGTTTCGTGTGCGCGGAGATGTAGTGGAAATCTTCCCGGTCTCACGGGATGAACATTGTATTCGTGTGGAATTTTTCGGAGATGAGATTGAGAGGATTCGGGAAGTCGATGCCTTAACTGGTGAAATTCTGGGCGACCGCAATCATGTTGCCATCTTTCCGGCATCCCACTTCGTAACCCGTGAAGAAAAGATGCGAATTGCCATTGAGAACATTGAGAAGGAATTGGAAGAGCAGCTTACAAAGATGCGTGACAATAATAAGATTCTTGAAGCACAGCGCTTGGAGCAAAGGACCCGGTATGATCTTGAAATGATGAGGGAAATGGGCTTTTGTTCAGGCATTGAAAACTATTCGCGCCATTTGACATTGAGGCCGCCCGGCTCGACGCCGTATACTCTTTTGGACTATTTCCCGAAGGACTTCCTTTTGGTTGTTGATGAGTCCCACGTTACGCTTCCTCAGGTGCGCGGGATGTTCAACGGCGACCAGGCACGCAAGCAGGTCCTTGTCGATCACGGTTTCCGGCTCCCATCTGCACTTGACAACCGGCCGCTGACCTTCACTGAATTTGAAGAGCATGTAAGCCAGGCAATCTTTGTTTCCGCAACACCAGGCCCGTATGAGCTTGAGCACACTCCGCAGATGGTGGAGCAGATTATCCGTCCGACAGGCCTTCTCGACCCGTTGATTGATGTGCGGCCAATAGAAGGCCAGATCGATGACCTTCTCGGTGAAATTAATGAGCGTGCAGTCAAGAATGAACGTGTGCTTGTGACCACGCTTACCAAAAAAATGTCTGAAGACTTAACACATTATTTAAAAGACATTGGGGTAAAGGTTCAATATATGCATTCCGAGATTAAGACGCTTGAGCGTATTGAAATTATCCGTGACCTGCGTATGGGGAAATATGATGTTTTAATAGGGATCAACCTTCTTAGGGAAGGGCTTGATATTCCAGAGGTCTCGCTTGTCGCGATCCTGGATGCCGACAAGGAAGGATTCCTCAGGTCTGAACGTTCGCTTATCCAGACCATTGGGCGTGCTGCAAGGAATGCAAACGGTCAGGTTATCATGTATGCGGATAAACGGACCGACTCCATGGAAAAAGCAATAGAAGAAACAGCACGCCGCCGCGCTCTCCAGGAAGAATACAATAGAGTACACGGTGTAACGCCGACAACCATTCAAAAGGATATTAGGGAAGTCATTCGTGCTACTCAGGCTGCTGAAGAGCAGGAGACGTACATGCCGGCTAAGAAAGTGGTCAAAATGACGAAGCAGGAGCGGGAGCTGTTAATCGCTAAATTAGAAACAGAAATGAAAGAAGCAGCCAAAGCCCTTGATTTTGAACGGGCCGCTGAGCTTCGGGATTCATTGCTGGAATTAAAAGCGGAAGGATGA
- the uvrA gene encoding excinuclease ABC subunit UvrA yields MAQDKIIVQGARAHNLKNIDVTIPRDKLVVLTGLSGSGKSSLAFDTIYAEGQRRYVESLSAYARQFLGQMDKPDVDAIEGLSPAISIDQKTTSRNPRSTVGTVTEIYDYLRLLFARVGRPICPNHGIEITSQTIEQMVDRIMEYPERTKLQVLAPIVSGRKGSHVKLLEDIKKQGFVRVRVDGDLQDLSEDIELEKNKKHTIEVVVDRIVVKPDVTSRLADSLETALNLADGKVVIDVIGEEELLFSEHHACPLCGFSIDKLEPRMFSFNSPFGACPECDGLGSKLEVDVDLVIPNKDLTLKENAIAPWEPVSSKYYPQLLEAVCNHFGIDMDMPVKELPKHQLDKILYGSEDEGVYFRYENDFGQVRENYIKFEGVISNVARRYKETGSDFIREQMEKYMGQHSCPRCKGYRLKEESLAVKINNHHIGQVTEQSIEDANEFFSHLDLTEKEKQIANLILREIRERLGFLVNVGLEYLTLSRAAGTLSGGEAQRIRLATQIGSRLTGVLYILDEPSIGLHQRDNDRLIETMQNMRDIGNTLIVVEHDEDTMLAADYLIDIGPGAGVHGGQIVSAGTPEEVMADPHSLTGQYLSGQRFIPLPQERRKPDGRFIEIKGAKENNLKNVSVKFPLGMFIAVTGVSGSGKSTMINEILHKTLAQKLHNAKTKPGEFREIKGIDYLEKVIDIDQSPIGRTPRSNPATYTGVFDDIRDVFASSNEAKVRGYKKGRFSFNVKGGRCEACHGDGIIKIEMHFLPDVYVPCEVCHGKRYNRETLEIMYKGRNIADVLDMTAEDALTFFENIPKIKRKLQTIADVGLGYVKLGQPATTLSGGEAQRVKLASELHRRSTGRSMYILDEPTTGLHVDDIARLLDVLQRLVENGDTVLVIEHNLDVIKTADYLIDLGPEGGEKGGTIVATGTPEKVAETPESYTGKYLRPILVRDADRMKKRVSDLESVELTKS; encoded by the coding sequence ATGGCACAGGATAAAATTATTGTACAGGGTGCAAGAGCACATAATCTAAAAAATATCGATGTAACCATTCCTCGTGACAAGCTTGTTGTGTTAACAGGTTTGTCCGGTTCGGGAAAATCGTCCCTCGCATTTGATACGATTTATGCAGAAGGACAGAGACGCTATGTAGAGTCCTTGTCTGCTTATGCCCGCCAGTTTCTGGGACAGATGGATAAACCGGATGTGGATGCTATTGAGGGGCTCTCACCGGCCATTTCCATTGACCAGAAAACGACGAGCCGCAATCCCCGATCGACCGTTGGGACCGTTACAGAAATATATGACTATCTTCGTCTATTATTTGCAAGGGTAGGGAGGCCGATATGTCCTAACCACGGGATTGAAATTACATCCCAGACCATTGAGCAGATGGTTGACCGGATTATGGAATATCCTGAACGGACAAAGCTTCAGGTATTGGCGCCGATTGTGTCCGGCAGAAAGGGCTCGCATGTAAAGCTTTTGGAGGACATTAAAAAGCAGGGATTTGTGCGTGTAAGAGTCGATGGCGACTTGCAGGATTTAAGTGAAGACATCGAATTGGAAAAAAATAAAAAGCATACCATTGAAGTGGTTGTTGACCGTATCGTTGTAAAGCCGGATGTCACTTCAAGGCTGGCGGATTCGCTTGAAACCGCCCTGAATCTTGCAGATGGCAAGGTCGTGATTGATGTCATTGGGGAAGAAGAGCTTTTATTTAGTGAGCATCATGCATGCCCTCTTTGCGGATTCTCGATTGATAAGCTTGAACCAAGAATGTTCTCTTTCAACAGTCCGTTTGGGGCTTGCCCTGAGTGTGACGGACTGGGATCGAAGCTTGAAGTGGATGTGGATCTCGTCATTCCAAATAAGGATCTCACTCTTAAAGAGAATGCCATTGCCCCTTGGGAGCCAGTAAGTTCAAAATATTATCCTCAGCTTTTAGAAGCTGTTTGCAATCATTTTGGAATTGATATGGATATGCCGGTTAAAGAGCTTCCGAAGCATCAGCTTGATAAAATCCTTTATGGTTCTGAAGACGAGGGAGTATACTTCCGGTATGAGAATGATTTTGGTCAGGTAAGGGAGAATTATATCAAGTTTGAAGGCGTAATCAGCAATGTAGCAAGGCGGTACAAAGAAACAGGCTCCGATTTTATACGCGAGCAAATGGAAAAGTACATGGGCCAGCACTCATGTCCGCGCTGCAAAGGCTATAGGCTGAAGGAAGAAAGCCTTGCTGTGAAAATTAATAACCACCATATCGGCCAAGTGACAGAACAGTCCATTGAGGATGCAAATGAATTCTTCTCCCATTTAGACCTTACAGAGAAGGAAAAGCAGATTGCGAACCTTATTTTAAGGGAAATTCGTGAGCGCCTTGGATTCCTTGTCAATGTGGGACTGGAGTATCTGACTCTGAGCAGGGCTGCAGGGACTCTTTCAGGAGGAGAAGCCCAGCGGATTCGCCTTGCCACTCAGATTGGTTCCAGATTGACAGGTGTTTTGTATATTCTGGATGAACCATCCATCGGGCTTCATCAGCGGGACAATGACCGCTTAATTGAGACAATGCAGAACATGCGTGACATCGGCAATACCCTGATCGTGGTCGAGCACGATGAAGATACGATGCTTGCGGCTGATTATCTCATTGATATTGGGCCGGGAGCAGGCGTACATGGAGGACAAATCGTATCGGCCGGCACACCGGAGGAAGTGATGGCAGATCCTCATTCCCTCACAGGCCAGTATTTATCAGGGCAGCGTTTTATTCCGCTTCCCCAGGAGCGCCGCAAGCCGGATGGCCGCTTTATTGAAATCAAAGGGGCAAAAGAAAACAACTTGAAAAACGTCTCTGTTAAATTCCCATTAGGGATGTTCATTGCTGTCACAGGTGTTTCCGGATCCGGGAAAAGTACCATGATCAATGAAATCCTTCATAAGACCCTGGCTCAAAAGCTCCATAATGCTAAGACGAAGCCTGGTGAGTTCCGGGAAATCAAGGGAATTGACTACTTAGAGAAGGTCATTGATATTGACCAGTCTCCGATCGGGCGTACGCCGCGCTCAAACCCTGCCACATATACCGGGGTATTTGATGATATCCGGGATGTCTTTGCCTCTTCAAATGAAGCAAAGGTCCGCGGATATAAAAAGGGGCGCTTTAGCTTCAATGTAAAAGGCGGACGCTGTGAAGCCTGCCATGGTGACGGCATCATCAAAATTGAAATGCACTTTTTGCCGGATGTGTATGTTCCGTGCGAGGTTTGCCATGGGAAACGATATAATCGTGAAACGCTGGAGATCATGTACAAAGGCCGTAATATTGCCGATGTTTTAGATATGACCGCAGAAGATGCCTTAACCTTTTTTGAGAATATTCCTAAAATTAAACGGAAACTGCAGACAATTGCGGATGTCGGCCTCGGATATGTGAAACTCGGGCAGCCTGCCACCACTCTTTCAGGAGGGGAGGCGCAGCGGGTGAAGCTGGCTTCTGAGCTGCATCGCCGGTCAACAGGCCGTTCCATGTATATCCTGGATGAACCGACAACCGGCCTGCATGTTGATGACATTGCCCGCCTTCTGGATGTTCTCCAAAGGCTTGTGGAAAATGGGGATACCGTGCTTGTCATCGAGCATAATCTCGATGTAATCAAAACAGCGGATTATCTTATTGATCTTGGCCCTGAAGGCGGAGAAAAAGGCGGAACGATTGTGGCAACAGGGACACCTGAAAAAGTAGCCGAAACACCAGAGTCGTATACTGGAAAATATTTAAGGCCTATCCTCGTTCGAGATGCAGATCGCATGAAAAAGCGGGTATCTGATTTGGAAAGTGTAGAGCTGACAAAATCGTAA
- a CDS encoding DUF2164 domain-containing protein, with product MIKLKLEKEAKDRLISDIQQFIYNEHGEEIGRLAAEQYFDFFKEKLGPLIYNQALYDARVLMEQKMMSLEEDFYTLEKRVK from the coding sequence ATGATCAAGTTAAAATTGGAAAAAGAAGCAAAGGACAGGCTTATTTCGGATATTCAGCAGTTTATTTATAATGAGCATGGAGAAGAAATTGGGAGGCTGGCTGCTGAGCAGTATTTTGATTTTTTTAAAGAAAAACTGGGCCCTCTCATTTACAATCAAGCTCTTTATGATGCAAGGGTCTTAATGGAACAAAAGATGATGTCTTTGGAGGAGGATTTTTATACTCTGGAAAAAAGAGTAAAATAA
- a CDS encoding HD domain-containing protein → MGIHQYFKSLSDLEKLYRCPGKFKFEDHSVASHSFKVTKIAQFMGTVEEKHGSQVNWKSLYEKALNHDYPELFTGDIKTPVKYASDELHDLFSQVEDQMTKKFIYREFPKEYQEIYLERFREGKDDTLEGMILAVSDKVDLLYESFGEIQKGNPEPLFQEIYEESLKTILQFKDLACVQYFLNDVLPDMLNEKFIEHSDLSFITESIVDGNKGS, encoded by the coding sequence TTGGGAATCCATCAATACTTTAAAAGTCTTTCAGACCTGGAGAAGCTTTATCGTTGTCCAGGAAAATTTAAATTTGAAGACCATTCAGTCGCAAGCCATTCTTTTAAGGTAACCAAAATAGCTCAGTTTATGGGCACAGTTGAGGAAAAGCATGGGAGCCAGGTGAATTGGAAGTCCCTATATGAGAAAGCTTTGAATCACGATTATCCTGAATTATTTACAGGGGATATTAAAACGCCTGTGAAGTACGCTTCAGATGAGCTTCATGATTTATTCAGCCAGGTAGAGGACCAGATGACGAAGAAATTTATCTATCGGGAGTTCCCCAAAGAATATCAGGAAATCTACTTGGAAAGATTCCGCGAAGGGAAGGATGACACACTGGAGGGCATGATATTGGCCGTATCTGATAAGGTCGATTTATTATATGAATCCTTCGGAGAAATCCAAAAAGGAAACCCTGAGCCGCTGTTCCAGGAAATTTACGAGGAATCTCTGAAAACCATACTGCAATTCAAGGATTTGGCTTGTGTTCAATATTTTTTAAATGATGTGCTGCCGGATATGCTCAATGAAAAATTTATTGAGCACAGCGATTTAAGCTTTATTACCGAATCGATTGTTGATGGAAATAAAGGAAGCTGA
- a CDS encoding CsbA family protein: protein MVDQILAALFLPGILVVFFTRVTFNQIIGLVLTVALIVASVYKGYTRTWTLFIIDAASLTAGYYFSNMMMKKLKHKEKEESKDA from the coding sequence ATGGTTGATCAGATTTTAGCAGCCCTTTTTCTTCCGGGGATTCTGGTTGTCTTTTTTACAAGAGTTACGTTTAACCAGATTATTGGTCTTGTCCTTACGGTGGCACTGATCGTTGCATCCGTTTATAAGGGATATACACGTACCTGGACCTTATTTATTATCGATGCAGCATCGTTAACGGCGGGGTACTATTTTTCAAATATGATGATGAAGAAGCTGAAACATAAAGAAAAGGAAGAAAGCAAAGACGCTTAA
- a CDS encoding glycosyltransferase produces MMISKRHITTAKKKLYFILRPLKRFLVDTEFRKRAMYAKYTEKKPVNNRIIFYEAYHGQSMTGNPYAVFKYLIDHNDYQNCLHVWAIADKSQIQDDYKTRRNVIFVKYRSAAYIKCLAVAKYLINDTTFPYYFHKRKEQIYANIWHGTPLKKMGIDIPVRGLSDHKNIQKNFLFSNYMVSPNRFTAETLLKSHDVYSLYNGSILDTGYPRGDLMYQADQQKIKALLSIPEEKKIILYAPTWRGRLGEEVNESEALLQSVQEIQQQAGENYIVLLKSHYYAYKFFNQNQMGHLCVPNKLDTNELLSIVDMLITDYSSIFFEYLPTKKPVIFFTYDDADYLKERGTYIPLEALPGPVCRTLEEVIHAIQHSDEEKEQYAAKYQHFLQTYCYNDDGLATQRFIETVFQGKPTPHLSKIKNDKTKILLYPGGFLNNGITSSVINLLNAIDYNQYDVTLIDYGNNTKEEKQSNLSKINKNVKHLFRVGSWNATLSEWYRHNLVLQRGAYSRFMQRVLPEQMYKRELERITGGTEFDIGIDFSGYSPFWTSLIGFGSFKKKSIFLHNDMGMEIQKKVLDRYPHRKNLKVIFSLYDQFDKVISVSKLTNEQNRRQLSHILKAPQEKMDFVMNSIDYNKILSLKQQAFQYEFGEEHDFTFLQLPKARQYPTPHAQDINFINIGRLGPEKDQKKLISAFAPIAGNHSNAKLYIVGDGDLREQLIDHTRKLGLEDQVIFTGQLENPYLLLDQCDCFVLSSNHEGQPMVLLEALVLRKPIIVTDIPGSRSVVGDGYGMVVDNSIEGLRAGMEHFIQERRIDAQKFDYKKYSEDALAMFYEKVCK; encoded by the coding sequence ATGATGATAAGCAAAAGGCATATAACTACAGCGAAAAAAAAGCTTTATTTTATTCTCAGACCTTTAAAAAGGTTTCTTGTAGATACGGAGTTTCGCAAACGGGCCATGTATGCAAAGTATACTGAGAAAAAGCCTGTAAACAATCGAATCATTTTTTATGAAGCCTATCACGGCCAAAGTATGACTGGAAATCCTTATGCCGTATTTAAATACCTTATTGATCACAATGATTATCAGAATTGTCTCCATGTGTGGGCGATAGCTGATAAATCTCAGATTCAGGACGACTATAAAACAAGACGGAATGTAATCTTTGTCAAATACAGAAGTGCCGCCTATATTAAATGCCTTGCAGTAGCGAAATATTTAATAAACGATACGACCTTTCCCTATTATTTTCATAAAAGAAAAGAACAAATCTATGCAAACATCTGGCATGGCACTCCTTTAAAAAAAATGGGAATCGATATTCCCGTTCGGGGCTTGAGTGATCATAAGAACATCCAGAAAAATTTTCTTTTTAGTAATTATATGGTCAGCCCGAATCGGTTTACCGCCGAAACACTCCTTAAATCCCATGATGTGTATTCCCTTTATAATGGGAGCATTTTGGATACCGGGTATCCCCGCGGTGATCTCATGTACCAGGCAGACCAGCAAAAAATAAAGGCTCTTCTTTCCATACCAGAAGAAAAGAAGATCATCCTTTATGCGCCAACGTGGAGAGGGCGGTTGGGTGAGGAAGTCAATGAAAGTGAAGCATTACTGCAAAGCGTTCAGGAAATTCAGCAGCAGGCTGGTGAAAATTATATCGTACTGCTCAAATCTCATTATTACGCTTATAAATTTTTTAACCAAAATCAAATGGGGCATCTCTGTGTGCCGAATAAACTGGACACCAACGAGCTGCTCTCTATTGTTGATATGTTAATTACCGATTATTCCAGCATCTTCTTTGAATACCTTCCAACCAAAAAACCTGTCATCTTTTTTACATACGATGATGCAGATTATTTAAAGGAAAGAGGAACCTACATCCCTCTGGAAGCACTGCCTGGCCCTGTTTGCAGAACATTAGAAGAAGTCATTCATGCGATTCAGCATTCTGATGAAGAAAAAGAGCAGTATGCTGCAAAATACCAACATTTTCTGCAAACATACTGCTACAACGATGATGGACTTGCCACCCAGCGCTTTATAGAAACTGTTTTTCAAGGAAAGCCTACTCCCCATTTGTCTAAAATTAAAAACGACAAAACGAAAATCCTTCTGTATCCAGGCGGATTTTTAAATAACGGGATTACAAGCTCTGTTATCAATCTTTTAAATGCCATTGATTACAATCAATATGATGTGACACTGATTGATTATGGGAATAATACAAAAGAAGAAAAGCAATCGAATCTGTCGAAGATTAATAAAAATGTAAAGCATCTTTTCCGTGTCGGCTCCTGGAATGCCACGCTTTCCGAATGGTACCGCCACAACCTTGTTCTTCAAAGAGGCGCCTATTCCCGTTTTATGCAAAGAGTCCTGCCAGAACAGATGTATAAAAGGGAGCTCGAGCGGATTACAGGCGGAACGGAATTTGATATTGGCATTGATTTCAGCGGATACAGCCCTTTTTGGACCTCCTTGATAGGATTTGGTTCCTTTAAAAAGAAAAGCATTTTCTTACATAACGATATGGGGATGGAAATTCAGAAGAAGGTGCTTGACCGCTATCCGCACCGAAAGAATCTAAAGGTGATCTTTTCGCTTTATGACCAATTTGACAAGGTGATCAGCGTATCAAAATTGACAAACGAACAAAATAGAAGGCAGCTCAGCCACATTCTAAAAGCACCTCAGGAAAAAATGGATTTTGTTATGAATTCCATTGATTATAATAAGATTTTGTCATTAAAACAGCAGGCGTTCCAATACGAATTTGGCGAAGAGCATGATTTTACTTTTTTGCAGCTTCCAAAGGCCCGACAGTACCCAACCCCACATGCACAGGACATTAATTTTATTAATATTGGGCGGCTTGGCCCTGAAAAGGATCAGAAAAAGTTAATTAGTGCCTTTGCCCCCATTGCAGGAAACCATTCGAATGCAAAGCTGTACATTGTAGGAGATGGCGACCTGAGAGAGCAATTAATCGATCATACTCGTAAACTGGGCTTAGAGGATCAGGTAATTTTTACAGGGCAGCTGGAGAATCCATATCTTTTATTGGATCAATGCGACTGCTTTGTCCTTTCCTCCAACCACGAGGGACAGCCCATGGTCCTTTTGGAAGCACTGGTTTTAAGAAAACCAATCATTGTAACCGACATCCCCGGTTCAAGAAGCGTTGTCGGCGATGGGTACGGGATGGTTGTTGACAACTCCATTGAAGGCCTTCGGGCAGGCATGGAGCACTTCATCCAGGAAAGAAGAATCGACGCTCAGAAGTTTGACTATAAAAAGTATAGTGAAGATGCACTTGCCATGTTCTATGAAAAGGTCTGTAAATGA